A section of the Triticum dicoccoides isolate Atlit2015 ecotype Zavitan chromosome 7A, WEW_v2.0, whole genome shotgun sequence genome encodes:
- the LOC119331939 gene encoding early nodulin-93-like, whose amino-acid sequence MSTVTRAYLDQRLDAANRCSREAAMAGAKAAAVATVAAAVPTLTSVRMLPWAKAHLNPTGQALVISTVAGMAYFIVADKTILSMARKHSFEDAPDHLKNTSFH is encoded by the exons ATGTCGACGGTGACCCGCGCCTACCTCGACCAAAGGCTCGACGCCGCCAACCGCTGCTCCAGAG aggccgccatggCGGGAGCCAAGGCCGCGGCTGTCGCCACCGTCGCTGCTGCAGTCCCCACT CTGACGAGCGTGAGGATGCTGCCGTGGGCGAAGGCCCACCTCAACCCGACCGGGCAGGCCCTCGTCATCTCGACCGTCGCCGGGATggcctacttcatcgtcgccgacaAGACCATCCTCTCCATGGCCAGGAAGCACTCCTTCGAAGACGCGCCGGACCACCTCAAAAACACCTCCTTCCACTAG
- the LOC119331940 gene encoding early nodulin-93-like: MSTVTRAYLDQRLAVAKRCSREAAAVATVAAAVPTLASVRKLPLAKAHINPTGQALIISTVAGMAYFIVADKTILSMARRHSFEEAPEHLKNTSFH; the protein is encoded by the exons ATGTCTACGGTGACCCGCGCATACCTCGACCAGAGGCTCGCCGTCGCCAAGCGCTGCTCCAGAG AGGCCGCGGCTGTCGCCACCGTTGCAGCAGCAGTCCCCACC CTGGCGAGCGTGAGGAAGCTGCCGTTGGCCAAGGCACACATCAACCCAACTGGGCAGGCGCTCATCATCTCCACCGTCGCCGGGATGGCCTACTTCATCGTTGCCGACAAGACCATCCTCTCCATGGCCAGGAGGCACTCCTTCGAGGAAGCGCCGGAGCACCTCAAGAACACCTCCTTCCACTAA